The segment cttcatccaaagatcttcatgcaacatagcgatgtcttgtttcaggtaaaagaaaaagtgccacattctttcatggccggtcactggttgctccgccttgcgctaaaagagggtctccccgtcggggaatcgaaccccggtcttccgcgtgacaggcggagatactatccactatactaacgaggacacgtgctgtgtctcgcagtgatgctgagtcaggtgacgtgcacttgtccccttgattttaaagtactctgaatcattgtgcctgcaaggaggtggtaaaaagaacacattgtggtgatattgactcactgttgccactcctcttttaccatcgtcagtttgtggacttatgataggaaaaactcaaagaatcttggtgacctacaggtttgattcatctgccttcctagttaagtcatgcgaaccatttgctgcaaaattggctttagctacattggcaattcattttgtctttgtattccagtgcattgtaccgaactgcaatatccatcttagatcaactgagattttgcatttctctctttcccacatgcaagttctgaatttcttggcacacattactgctttacatctactaaaagcactccagagaaagcttcacttcataccttcatgaggtagctgtcgtttgtacttgtattttggtggtatttttgttttttttttgtttgtgtgcgttgtttgtctactcttggaacatcctgtgattggttagggtaggattagagtttaattacgttggcctcagattctggttaattccaggcttcttgtgctaaccttgttgtttgttagctgttgttggcagtaattagttgctgcaggtgcacttgccgccatgctccaaggagtgaattgggggcggatacattttttctccagctttgttagttcttcctcagcctcgcttcttctttcctagcctcgttagcgcagtaggtagcgcgtcagtctcataatctgaaggtcgtgagttcgaccctcacacggggtagcagaagctttttgaaaagattgacgagcccccaaaagatgctcaaacgctctttccttattcactcgcatgctgagcacaccccctacctgaaaatagtattggcacatgactcttacaggtcatccctagttgattcaagctgtgctttttcttttgtaaattcgcgtgtacacagcaagttgtgttgcatccaattcaattctctccactgaccgttcagtcaataccttgatggcgtctgtattgacacctctactgagacatcaagctgcctctttggagcatgttcgctcccagatcaaactgcagtgtcgtggtgccaacacagaataatggaccacgtcggacacttttcacttttgattctttttgattcacttttgatgacacgcttttgaatacctgatcacctggaattggtaccagcttgaagttaatagtgagtagacttatggagattcatttatttgaattttcttctcaagccatttgcaactcagaagcaatgacacttgtgcactcatcattgagcttgaggaagtccaaggaattgatctctatgttactctcgctccgccgagctgcgatggccgagaggttaaggcgttggacttgaaatccaatggggtttccccgcgcaggttcgactcctgcttgcagcgtgagtgtcttgttgggcgtgtggaaagagagagtgtgctctcttcctgctagccagttttaaatatgcttctcatgccatttgcaactttgtgctgccaaactttagcagtcctaactgatcctgaaatagtcccaggaattgagttacaaatggctgcttcgtcgttacaatgtgttggcatggaaatgcagtggggtctcttgcagcgtagaggattaacttgcctctctaatgtgatttgtgatgagaccttatgccaccagtggggagagctcgcactcacaggtgcttcatccaaagatcttcatgcaacatagcgatgtcttgtttcaggtaaaagaaaaagtgccacattctttcatggccggtcactggttgctccgccttgcgctaaaagagggtctccccgtctgggaatcgaaccccggtcttccgcgtgacaggcggagatactatccactatactaacgaggacacgtgctgtgtctcgcagtgatgctgagtcaggtgacgtgcacttgtccccttgattttaaagtactctgaatcattgtgcctgcaaggaggtggtaaaaagaacacattgtggtgatattgactcactgttgccactcctattttaccatcgtcagtttgtggacttatgataggaaaaactcaaagaatcttggtgacctacaggtttgattcatctgccttcctagttaagtcatgcgaaccatttgctgcaaaattggctttagctacattggcaattcattttgtcttcgtattccagtgcattgtaccgaactgcaatatccatcttagatcaactgagattttgcatttctctctttcccacatgcaagttctgaatttcttggcacacattactgctttgcatctactaaaagcactccagagaaagcttcacttcataccttcatgaggtaggtgtcgtttgtacttgtattttggtggtatttttgttttttttttgtttgtgtgcgttgtttgtctactcttggaacatcctgtgattggttagggtaggattagagtttaattacgttggcctcagattctggttaattccaggcttcttgtgctaaccttgttgtttgttagctgttgttggcagtaattagttgctgcaggtgcacttgccgccatgctccaaggagtgaattgggggcggatacattttttctccagctttgttagttcttcctcagcctcgcttcttctttcctagcctcgttagcgcagtaggtagcgcgtcagtctcataatctgaaggtcgtgagttcgaccctcacacggggcagcagaagctttttgaaaagattgacgagcccccaaaagatgctcaaacgctctttccttattcactcgcatgctgagcacaccccctacctgaaagtagtattggcacatgactcttacaggtcatccctagttgattcaagctgtgctttttcttttgtaaattcgcgtgtacacagcaagttgtgttgcatccaattcaattctctccactgaccgttcagtcaataccttgatggcgtctgtattgacacctctactgagacatcaagctgcctctttggagcatgttcgctcccagatcaaactgcagtgtcgtggtgccaacacagaataatggaccacgtcggacacttttcacttttgattctttttgattcacttttgatgacacgcttttgaatacctgatcacctggaattggtaccagcttgaagttaatagtgagtagacttatggagattcatttatttgaattttcttctcaagccatttgcaactcagaagcaatgacacttgtgcactcatcattgagcttgaggaagtccaaggaattgatctctatgttactctcgctccgccgagctgcgatggccgagaggttaaggcgttggacttgaaatccaatggggtttccccgcgcaggttcgactcctgcttgcagcgtgagtgtcttgttgggcgtgtggaaagagagagtgtgctctcttcctgctagccagttttaaatatgcttctcatgccatttgcaactttgtgctgccaaactttagcagtcctaactgatcctgaaatagtcccaggaattgagttacaaatggctgcttcgtcgttacaatgtgttggcatggaaatgcagtggggtctcttgcagcgtagaggattaacttgcctctctaatgtgatttgtgatgagaccttatgccaccagtggggagagctcgcactcacaggtgcttcatccaaagatcttcatgcaacatagcgatgtcttgtttcaggtaaaagaaaaagtgccacattctttcatggccggtcactggttgctccgccttgcgctaaaagagggtctccccgtcggggaatcgaaccccggtcttccgcgtgacaggcggagatactatccactatactaacgaggacacgtgctgtgtctcgcagtgatgctgagtcaggtgacgtgcacttgtccccttgattttaaagtactctgaatcattgtgcctgcaaggaggtggtaaaaagaacacattgtggtgatattgactcactgttgccactcctcttttaccatcgtcagtttgtggacttatgataggaaaaactcaaagaatcttggtgacctacaggtttgattcatctgccttcctagttaagtcatgcgaaccatttgctgcaaaattggctttagctacattggcaattcattttgtcttcgtattccagtgcattgtaccgaactgcaatatccatcttagatcaactgagattttgcatttctctctttcccacatgcaagttctgaatttcttggcacacattactgctttgcatctactaaaagcactccagagaaagcttcacttcataccttcatgaggtaggtgtcgtttgtacttgtattttggtggtatttttgtttttttttgtttgtgtgcgttgtttgtctactcttggaacatcctgtgattggttagggtaggattagagtttaattacgttggcctcagattctggttaattccaggcttcttgtgctaaccttgttgtttgttagctgttgttggcagtaattagttgctgcaggtgcacttgccgccatgctccaaggagtgaattgggggcggatacattttttctccagctttgttagttcttcctcagcctcgcttcttctttcctagcctcgttggCGCTCATTGTCGACTGTCAGTCGAGGTAATTCTAGGTAACTCTTGGTAGCGATATCCAATCACCTTTCAGCCTGCTACCAGAATGATATCAAGAATTGGCCAATCGTTGGCCTTATCGCTATCAAGAATAGCTCGACAGACtgaatgaaccaatcacaagaCGTATCGCTTCCAAGAATGGGCGATGACGACACGGTGTCAAATGCCAATCGCGAGCGTCTCACAGCGCTCCTCAGAATTTAAGTTATATAGGCGGGTTTTAGGGGAGAGTTATATTCAGTTCAACATTAACTTTCGTAGCTGGTCTGCGCTCGTTTCTTATACATTCTCGGACACGGACCTTTCGACGTCTACAAAGAAAAATGTAAGTATAAATATAAACGTATTAAGTGTGCTAGCTTAGTAGGTTTTGTTAACGGCGCATCGCGCTATGCAAGATTACTATCCACCGTAATTCAGCAGCATTTATATACGTAGTATTGACTTAACTCTATGATATCTATTTGTATGGAACGAagaaaaatgtatgtgtaaatataaACGTATCAAGTGTGTAGATAAAGTGTGCTAGCTTAGTAGCTTTGCAAGATTACTATCCACCGTAATTCAGCTGCATTTATATACGTAGTATTGACTTAACTCTATGATATCTATTTGTATAGAACGAagaaaaatgtatgtgtaaatataaACGTATTAAGTGTGTAGATAAAGTGTGCTAGCTTAGTAGCTTTGCAAGATTACTATCCACCGTAATTCAGCTGCATTTATATACGTAGTATTGACTTAACTCTGATATCTGAACGCCATATCAACCACTTAGTCATAGCATCGGGGCATAACCACCTTGCAACCACTTTTTGATGACAAAACGGCATTTACATTCACCTGGGAAAAGTCCTGAAAGGGTCAAAAGACCCTTAATCCAGACTGACTACCCTGATGGCTCCAAATCAATATCTCTTCATTTGCAAATGTGGCCATTGCCTGGCATTTACATTCACCTGGGAAAAGCCCTGAAAGGGTCAAAAGACCCTTAATCCAGACTGACTACCCTGATGGCTCCAAATCAATATCTCTTCATTTGCAAATGTGGCCATTGCCTGGCATTTACATTCACCTGGGAAAAGCCCTGAAAGGGTCAAAAGACCCTTAATCCAGACTGACTACCCTGATGGCTCCAAATCAATATCTCTTCATTTGCAAATGTAGCCatgacccttctctgggacttctagtgttaaatgtTCATGGAcatgatttatttattcatttattctctgaattatttgtttttacACTTTTACATGTTCTAATAATACttcataataaataataattattacaaTAATTATAACTATTTAATAATACTCTATTCACAGACCATGGAACCCATATTCAGGAAGAAAGCTGATGGCAGTCCCAATCTGTGTGACTCCAAGGCTGCCCTATGTGTGAAGGAAGCCAATAAAAAGAAGCCGTGGGCCAGAGCCATTTCTCCTGAAAAGGTGAAGGATTCTGCAAGACGGGCAGTGTTGCGCTCAGGTGGAGATCCAGGCAACGCTGTCCACGTGCTGGGTCAGCATGAGCTTCAGTTTGGAGTTTTCAGGGGTCAGACCTTCAAGTGGGTGGCTGAAAACGCCCTGGGCTACGCCGGATACCTTGTTGCTGACATGAAGAAGGAGTCTTCACAGGGGAAAGATTCCATTAACCATGCGGAAAACAAGAAAGCATTCCGTTCATATGTTGAACGTTTCCCAGAGGGCCGATATGCCGTCCGGATCAAGACAGAGAAGATGTCTTGTAGCAGCACTCAGTCTGCTTCCCTGCCCTGCACCAGCACTGAGCCCAACATCAGTCCGCTGTCTACTGACCCCATGCAAGCCTGCACCAGCACTGAGTCCTCTAGCAGTCAGCTGTCTGAGCCTGTCCAGTCCTCTGACTCCTGCCAGCCTTCAGTGGCTTCAGTCTCTTCCCTGCGCACTTTGTTGGTTGGGAGAGGCAGTAGCACAAAGAGCCTAGAAAAGACAGTGAAGAGGCTCATTTCACCCTCCAAGTTCAAACCTTGTAAGTGTATGAATAATGAACTCCTAGAATTTACCATGGACATAAAAGCAACCTATTTATTTGATCATGTGTTTTATCACCCATTCCAGCTGTGTCCCTCCCTTCATTTGAACCCACTCACATGGACGACAGTGAACTGGTGACGGCTGCTGAGCAGGTGGAATCAGAACTGACAGgtaagatttatttattttttatcaatATTGTATTATGTGGctcattactcattacaaatGTGATTCATgattatttttccccctttcTTTTGCTTTCATCTGTTCAGTGCAGAGCAGAATTTGCCTCCCTGCTGGATGGAAACCTGCTCTTCCTATTGTAGATCAGCAGTGGATTTCCAAGGCACTTTTCAAGTGGTCACGAAATGGACAACCAGAGTTGGACCATTCGAAAGTGGACAAGATGTGGTGGCACCCCCCTCAGCCTTCACTAACTCCCAGTGGTGTGCCAGCAATGGAGAGGTACTTTGGACACGCCTTGTTTCTCTGGATGCCGAGGAAGCTTTGGCATGTGCGGCTGTTCTGCCCCCATCCTGACTGTGGCAAGGAGGAGCTCACGTCTGCTGGAGTGCATCAGAGGATCAGGCAGGTGGTTGGTATCAGCAGCTCCTACTTCATGGCAGCAGAATACCTTGCCTGTAAGAGCTGCAAGAGGAAGGTGATCAGCTGGAGCCACAACATTGTCTGTCAGCTGGACATTGGCCATCGTGTCCAGTTTCCCTGCTTCCTCACCTCCAAGCTGGCATGTGACATTCAAGTAGTGCGGCAGATGCGTCAGAGGGGTTTGGGGAACAGCAGCAGTCAGCTCCAGAAGCAGATGGAGGAGCAGCACTCAGAGGCCTGGCTGGAGAAACAGGTCCAGTACCTCACAGACTGCAAAGGACTCGTGAGAGCTGCATCGTCTGGACTCATCACACCTGTTGTTCTAGGGGATCTGCCACCATTGCTCCAAGTCCCAAAGCATCGCTGGCTGATGCAGGTGTATGCTCAGGATGTCCTGAACAGACTAGAGGAGGTAAAGGCCTCCATCACCTCGCAGTTTGGCCGTGTGCTAAAGATGGACTCCACAAAAAAAATTGTGAGGAAGCTGGCAGGACAGAGCCGCGCAACAGCAGCTTGGGCCACCAACGTTGGCAACGAGCACGGACAAGTCATCATGTCTGTGCTCACGGCCAGTGAAGGCTATGGCTTGGGCAAGATGATTGATGGCATCATGAAGCGCTACCGAGACGCTGGTGTGTCAACTCCAGAGGTGCTGTATGTTGACCGGGACTGCTGCGGGGCCACTCATCTCAGAAACATGTTTAAGGGATGGGAGGACATGGAGATCCGACTGGACATCTGGCACTACATGAGGAGGATAGCGGTTGGCTGCACCACTGACTCCCATGTGCTTTATGCAGGCTTCATGAACAGTCTGAGCCACTGTATTTTCATGTGGGATGAGTCTGACCTCCAGGCGCTTAAGGAGGCCAAGCGCTCAGAGCTGGAGGCAAAGTTGATGCACCCCACGGATGCAGGTGTGATGAGGAACATCACCAGAGCAGAGATGGCACTGCACTGCAAGAGGACCACTCGCAGCTGTGAGGACATCAAGGCACTTGTGACAGAGTTGATCCGGTCCTACGATGGTGAGAAGGGCTGCAACACCCTTGGCGTGCCCCTCATCAACTCTGCGAGGATGGCCGAGATCTGGAGCAGCCAAACAAAGCACATTGCCTGCATCCAGGACCCTCCGGGTGTACAACTGTACATGCAGACGGGAACCATCCTGAAGGGGGGGCACAGTCTGCCAACGTACAGATGTGCCAGAGGTTCTACTTCCCTGGAATCCTTTCACCTGCATATGAACAGGTTCATTCCTGGTAAGCTTCCACCTATACGTTAAAGCCTTTAAtgtagttacttatctaaaaccaGTCTAACAATTTCAATGTGTAATATGTTTCAGGGACCTTGGCAAGTGATACTTTTTTCCAGGCTTACCTGGTGGATGGCCTTGCCAGGTGGAATGAAGACCGGAGACTGGCAGCTGCAGGAAAAGACCAGCCCCATTCCTACAGTGGCCTGCTTAAATATGCTGCCAACCAGCTGTCTCAGGAGGTACTGGGGAGAACACTGGTGGACTACACAGGGCCACGAAAGTATACAGGTACGCCTAAATTTACATGATCCgagaaataaaaagtaaaaagcagTTACTGTTGGCCTGGACATTTATGcttcttgtttttattttttctttcaggAGAGCTCATAGGTGTGGAGTACTTATACGAGCAGACCGGC is part of the Brachyhypopomus gauderio isolate BG-103 unplaced genomic scaffold, BGAUD_0.2 sc235, whole genome shotgun sequence genome and harbors:
- the LOC143503745 gene encoding uncharacterized protein LOC143503745; amino-acid sequence: MEPIFRKKADGSPNLCDSKAALCVKEANKKKPWARAISPEKVKDSARRAVLRSGGDPGNAVHVLGQHELQFGVFRGQTFKWVAENALGYAGYLVADMKKESSQGKDSINHAENKKAFRSYVERFPEGRYAVRIKTEKMSCSSTQSASLPCTSTEPNISPLSTDPMQACTSTESSSSQLSEPVQSSDSCQPSVASVSSLRTLLVGRGSSTKSLEKTVKRLISPSKFKPSVSLPSFEPTHMDDSELVTAAEQVESELTVQSRICLPAGWKPALPIVDQQWISKALFKWSRNGQPELDHSKVDKMWWHPPQPSLTPSGVPAMERYFGHALFLWMPRKLWHVRLFCPHPDCGKEELTSAGVHQRIRQVVGISSSYFMAAEYLACKSCKRKVISWSHNIVCQLDIGHRVQFPCFLTSKLACDIQVVRQMRQRGLGNSSSQLQKQMEEQHSEAWLEKQVQYLTDCKGLVRAASSGLITPVVLGDLPPLLQVPKHRWLMQVYAQDVLNRLEEVKASITSQFGRVLKMDSTKKIVRKLAGQSRATAAWATNVGNEHGQVIMSVLTASEGYGLGKMIDGIMKRYRDAGVSTPEVLYVDRDCCGATHLRNMFKGWEDMEIRLDIWHYMRRIAVGCTTDSHVLYAGFMNSLSHCIFMWDESDLQALKEAKRSELEAKLMHPTDAGVMRNITRAEMALHCKRTTRSCEDIKALVTELIRSYDGEKGCNTLGVPLINSARMAEIWSSQTKHIACIQDPPGVQLYMQTGTILKGGHSLPTYRCARGSTSLESFHLHMNRFIPGTLASDTFFQAYLVDGLARWNEDRRLAAAGKDQPHSYSGLLKYAANQLSQEVLGRTLVDYTGPRKYTGELIGVEYLYEQTGSALEDYKLVILALETEDVTVAEDEGFEEAQDFEDLTVPAFETEPPAVPSASDASSGVAFAPPVSISAPPVSISTPPVSISAPPVSISTPPVSISTPPVSISTPPVSISAPPVSISAPPVSISAPLVSPPAPSNSNPTSALVASPSQDDSVGPDNIEGYRAVQNLADYLVTLKDHSFALSLEESSHIITLWQALSDYDKQRMVYAPRHQATLNKGRFRVTKKIVAPGVESTRRCFVGANSPAQWPDCNRVVEAIFVRLCITFPNPKNIGGVRFGRWTLICRAYKHIRECVLSNAHVMQGTTIQLPEVNATTLSEWYCRRTRSQESDVLHQGIMPPEAPVSGPTTQRSTPQKDSLASHPSTDSPHVFVLPPDTAGTAKLKRRLTFTSGPASSAPPQQNLPAPPQCVSYSMPTDPGFCLVYVVPGPGPDSHSQVVAQGVTHIMPATASHIMPATASHIMPATASHSQGVAHIMPATASHSQGVAHIMPATASHSQGVAHIMPATAGSSQGALAVTQMSDVPYTTQQYRKRKLKNEMAGIKTRKYVRHTSAIICRRCQKERKPPTHQQYFGNWYCEETDTMSLEDWKAMLVARGYGKKKAPK